In Chlamydia serpentis, the following are encoded in one genomic region:
- a CDS encoding LptF/LptG family permease, with the protein MPILWKILIFRYLKTVAFCTLSLICISIISSLQEIVAYIAKDVPYDTVLRLMAYQIPYLLPFIFPASCFVSAFSLFRKLSDNNQMTFLRASGASQSIIVFPILMISGAICCLNFYTCSELASICRYQTCKEIANMAMTSPALLLQTLQKKENNRIFIAVDHCAKSKFDNVIVALKRNNEISDVGIIKTIIPDTTKDTVKAKHVVFISKLPNSLIESSSPSSQRFYIETLDELLIPKITSTLFAGKSYLKTRTDYLPWKQLVKQSLKRSHLPETLRRIAIGFLCVTLTYAGMVLGIHKPRFRKSIALYCIFPILDLILLIVGKNTKNLPLAFMLFVFPQLLSWIVFTARAYRESRGYA; encoded by the coding sequence ATGCCTATTTTATGGAAAATTCTCATTTTCCGTTACTTAAAGACAGTAGCTTTCTGTACTTTAAGTTTAATCTGTATTTCTATAATTAGCTCTCTACAAGAGATTGTAGCCTATATTGCTAAAGATGTTCCCTATGATACAGTCTTACGTTTAATGGCCTACCAAATCCCTTACCTTCTTCCTTTTATTTTCCCTGCTTCCTGTTTTGTTTCTGCATTCTCTCTTTTCCGTAAGCTATCAGATAACAATCAGATGACTTTTTTAAGGGCATCTGGGGCTTCTCAAAGCATTATTGTATTTCCCATACTAATGATTTCAGGAGCCATTTGTTGTTTGAATTTCTATACATGCTCAGAACTTGCCTCAATTTGTCGCTACCAAACTTGTAAGGAAATTGCCAATATGGCGATGACTTCACCAGCTCTTCTCTTACAGACTCTACAAAAAAAAGAAAACAATCGTATTTTTATTGCTGTAGATCATTGTGCGAAAAGTAAGTTTGATAATGTGATTGTAGCTCTAAAAAGAAATAATGAAATTTCCGATGTAGGGATTATCAAAACTATCATCCCTGACACAACTAAGGATACCGTAAAAGCTAAACATGTGGTCTTTATCTCAAAGCTACCAAATTCATTAATAGAATCTTCTTCTCCCTCTTCTCAAAGATTTTATATTGAAACCTTGGACGAACTACTTATTCCTAAAATTACCTCAACCCTGTTTGCTGGAAAATCTTATTTAAAAACACGCACAGATTATCTTCCTTGGAAGCAACTAGTAAAGCAGTCTTTAAAGCGTTCACATCTTCCTGAAACCCTACGCCGAATAGCTATTGGCTTTCTATGTGTAACTTTGACCTATGCTGGAATGGTGCTTGGGATTCATAAACCTAGATTTCGGAAATCTATAGCTTTATACTGTATTTTTCCTATTCTAGACCTTATCCTACTTATTGTTGGGAAAAATACAAAAAACCTACCTTTAGCTTTTATGCTGTTTGTCTTCCCTCAATTGCTTTCCTGGATTGTATTTACTGCTCGTGCTTATAGAGAAAGTCGAGGGTATGCTTAA
- the tilS gene encoding tRNA lysidine(34) synthetase TilS encodes MTLNSYLLSDDKQLDLFFASLDIKKRYLLALSGGSDSLFLFYLLKERGVSFTAVHIDHCWRTTSSQEAKELEQLCLREDVPFVLHVLTLEEQGDKDLENQARKKRYALLYKSYRQLEAEGIFLAHHANDQAETILKRLLEGAHLTNLKAMAEKSYVQDILLLRPLLHIPKSTLTRALDAREISYIRDPSNEDERYLRARMRKKIFPWLDEVFGKNVTFPLITLGEESAELSDYIEVQAQPFLCAVTYENSHRSLPFPDSLVSQTFLGKWVLKQFFNNAGAIVSRHFLQMVYDHLSQGSCATIRMRNKSVIIKPRVVMID; translated from the coding sequence ATGACCCTAAATTCTTATTTGCTCAGCGATGATAAGCAATTAGATCTTTTTTTTGCTTCTTTAGATATCAAAAAAAGATATTTATTGGCTCTATCGGGAGGAAGTGATTCTCTTTTTCTTTTCTATCTACTTAAGGAAAGAGGAGTATCATTTACTGCCGTACATATAGACCATTGCTGGAGAACAACATCTTCTCAAGAAGCTAAAGAACTGGAACAGCTTTGTTTGCGTGAAGATGTTCCCTTTGTTTTGCATGTCCTAACCCTTGAAGAACAGGGAGATAAGGATTTAGAAAATCAAGCTCGAAAGAAACGATATGCTTTGCTTTACAAGTCTTATCGACAACTAGAGGCAGAAGGAATCTTTCTTGCTCATCATGCTAATGATCAAGCAGAAACGATATTGAAACGTTTACTAGAAGGTGCTCATTTAACTAATCTCAAAGCTATGGCAGAGAAATCCTATGTTCAAGATATTCTACTTTTAAGACCTTTATTGCATATACCTAAGAGTACTTTAACACGGGCCTTAGATGCTAGAGAGATTAGTTACATAAGAGATCCTTCAAATGAAGATGAGAGATATTTAAGAGCAAGGATGCGAAAGAAGATTTTCCCTTGGCTTGACGAAGTCTTTGGAAAAAATGTTACCTTCCCATTGATAACCTTAGGTGAAGAGTCCGCTGAACTTTCGGATTATATTGAAGTACAGGCACAACCCTTTCTTTGTGCAGTCACTTATGAGAATTCTCATCGGTCTCTTCCATTTCCAGATTCTTTAGTTTCACAAACTTTTTTAGGTAAATGGGTTTTGAAACAATTTTTTAATAACGCTGGAGCGATTGTTTCAAGACATTTTTTGCAAATGGTTTATGATCATCTATCTCAGGGTTCTTGCGCAACTATACGGATGAGAAATAAGAGCGTAATTATAAAACCTAGAGTAGTAATGATAGATTAG
- the ftsH gene encoding ATP-dependent zinc metalloprotease FtsH: protein MSKDKKIKPEPKKNFPTVFFFLLFGVIFGVVAFQNFLAGKKARVGFSHQIEHLVNLRLIVPEDSHKIALNDNLVSFGGRFRDTQTQEGQLRYHYLELIDQGHRLDFDLQETSKSLATLSKEVTNSILWFSAISGSPIPEQGYAISYQIEEGTDPLLIEPLVVAAPTTPQLINLRALQERYRTLAHSPEALRTYGSDLYELIGKYLSPALGIGSETLKRELKDLYQQVESSLTQETDGEQAYLLYGQVLNTLDMISSSLVLSEGGERFGQLRSVRLYREEWSKYHKLVEARDLNRAQLEKLRNELSQTVWYFNNQELSSRSLEKQDPEVFGHWFAGAKEEWSAFKFNHSLSFKAPDQPRNLVLEKTFKSQEPSPHYLGYLFTFLPIILVLLFVYLVFSRQMRGMSGSAMSFGKSPARMLLKGQNKVTFADVAGIEEAKEELIEIVDFLKNPNKFTSLGGRIPKGVLLIGPPGTGKTLIAKAVSGEADRPFFSIAGSDFVEMFVGVGASRIRDMFEQAKRNAPCIIFIDEIDAVGRHRGAGIGGGHDEREQTLNQLLVEMDGFGTNEGVILMAATNRPDVLDKALLRPGRFDRRVVMNLPDIKGRFEILMVHAARIKLDPTVDLMAVARSTPGASGADLENLLNEAALLAARKDRTAVTAVDVAEARDKVLYGKERRSLEMDAEERKTTAYHESGHAVVGLCVQHGDPVDKVTIIPRGLSLGATHFLPEKNKLSYWKKELYDQLAVLMGGRAAEEIFLGDISSGAQQDISQATKLVRSMVCEWGMSPQLGNVTYDERSDGSTGYGVYHEKSYSEETAKTIDIELKTLLDAAYQRALDIINEHKAEIELMTQMLIEFETLDAKDVKEIMDHTWDPEKKRARLKEEGMLFKKSSDDLPPPPPKENTLPGLGFNAT, encoded by the coding sequence ATGTCGAAAGATAAGAAAATAAAGCCAGAACCGAAAAAAAATTTTCCTACAGTCTTTTTTTTTCTTTTATTTGGTGTGATTTTTGGCGTAGTTGCATTTCAAAATTTTCTAGCTGGGAAAAAAGCTAGAGTTGGTTTTAGCCACCAAATAGAACACCTTGTTAATTTGCGTTTGATAGTTCCCGAAGATAGCCATAAGATAGCTCTTAATGATAATTTAGTTTCTTTTGGTGGACGTTTTCGTGATACCCAAACTCAAGAAGGGCAATTACGTTATCATTACCTAGAGCTTATTGATCAAGGTCATCGATTAGATTTTGATCTTCAAGAGACAAGTAAGAGTCTTGCAACCTTAAGTAAAGAGGTTACGAACTCTATTTTATGGTTTTCTGCAATTTCAGGATCTCCTATTCCTGAGCAGGGCTATGCTATTTCTTATCAGATTGAGGAGGGAACAGATCCTCTATTGATAGAACCCTTAGTTGTTGCAGCACCTACAACTCCTCAATTGATCAACCTACGTGCATTACAAGAGCGTTATCGTACATTAGCACACTCTCCTGAGGCTTTGCGTACATATGGCTCGGATCTTTATGAGCTAATAGGAAAGTATCTTTCTCCGGCTTTAGGAATAGGATCAGAAACTTTAAAAAGAGAACTTAAAGACCTCTATCAGCAAGTTGAGAGTTCATTAACTCAGGAGACTGATGGCGAGCAAGCCTATCTGCTTTACGGACAAGTTCTTAATACTTTAGACATGATTTCTTCTTCTTTAGTATTATCCGAGGGGGGTGAACGCTTTGGTCAGCTTCGTTCTGTACGCCTCTATCGGGAGGAATGGAGTAAGTATCATAAATTGGTTGAAGCCCGTGATCTTAATCGAGCGCAGTTAGAAAAGCTCCGTAATGAGTTAAGTCAGACGGTTTGGTATTTCAATAACCAAGAGCTTTCTTCCCGAAGTTTAGAAAAGCAGGATCCTGAAGTCTTTGGCCATTGGTTCGCAGGAGCTAAAGAAGAATGGTCAGCATTTAAGTTCAATCATTCTCTATCATTTAAGGCACCCGATCAACCGAGAAACTTAGTTTTAGAGAAAACATTTAAAAGCCAAGAGCCTTCGCCTCATTATTTAGGATACCTTTTTACATTCCTACCTATTATTTTGGTTCTCCTTTTTGTATACCTGGTCTTTTCTCGTCAGATGCGTGGGATGAGTGGTTCGGCAATGTCTTTTGGAAAGTCTCCTGCCCGAATGTTGCTGAAAGGACAAAATAAAGTTACCTTTGCTGACGTTGCTGGTATTGAGGAAGCTAAAGAGGAACTTATTGAAATCGTAGATTTTTTAAAGAATCCAAATAAATTTACGAGTTTAGGGGGACGTATTCCAAAAGGGGTATTATTGATAGGGCCTCCAGGCACAGGTAAGACTTTGATTGCTAAGGCTGTATCAGGAGAAGCTGATCGTCCATTTTTCTCTATAGCTGGTTCTGACTTTGTTGAGATGTTTGTTGGGGTAGGGGCTAGTCGTATCCGTGATATGTTTGAACAGGCAAAACGCAATGCTCCTTGTATTATCTTTATTGACGAAATTGATGCTGTAGGACGTCATCGTGGTGCCGGTATTGGAGGTGGTCATGATGAAAGGGAACAGACATTGAACCAGCTACTTGTGGAAATGGACGGTTTTGGAACAAATGAAGGCGTCATTCTGATGGCCGCAACTAACCGTCCGGATGTTTTAGATAAGGCTTTGTTACGCCCAGGACGTTTCGATCGTCGTGTTGTGATGAATCTTCCTGATATCAAAGGACGTTTTGAGATTCTTATGGTCCATGCCGCAAGAATCAAATTAGATCCTACTGTAGATCTTATGGCAGTTGCTAGGAGTACACCAGGAGCTTCAGGAGCGGATTTAGAGAATTTATTAAATGAAGCTGCCTTACTAGCAGCTCGTAAGGATCGTACTGCCGTTACTGCTGTTGATGTTGCTGAAGCTCGTGATAAAGTCCTCTATGGGAAAGAGCGAAGAAGCTTGGAAATGGATGCAGAGGAGAGAAAAACTACAGCATATCATGAGTCTGGCCATGCTGTCGTAGGGCTTTGTGTCCAGCACGGAGATCCTGTGGATAAGGTTACGATTATTCCAAGAGGACTCTCCTTAGGAGCTACACACTTTTTACCAGAGAAAAACAAGTTGAGTTACTGGAAAAAAGAGCTTTATGATCAGCTTGCTGTCTTGATGGGAGGTCGGGCTGCAGAGGAAATTTTTCTTGGAGATATTTCGAGTGGTGCACAGCAAGATATTTCTCAAGCTACGAAGTTAGTGCGTAGTATGGTTTGTGAATGGGGAATGAGCCCCCAATTGGGTAATGTTACTTATGACGAACGTTCGGATGGTTCAACAGGCTATGGTGTTTATCACGAAAAGAGTTATTCAGAAGAAACGGCTAAAACCATTGATATAGAATTAAAAACTCTTCTAGATGCTGCTTATCAACGTGCCTTAGATATAATTAATGAGCATAAGGCAGAAATCGAACTTATGACTCAGATGCTCATTGAGTTTGAAACTCTAGATGCTAAAGATGTTAAAGAAATTATGGATCATACTTGGGATCCTGAGAAGAAGAGGGCTCGTCTTAAAGAAGAAGGTATGCTGTTTAAAAAGTCCTCTGATGATCTTCCTCCTCCTCCCCCGAAAGAAAATACCTTGCCTGGTTTAGGTTTTAACGCTACCTAG
- the pnp gene encoding polyribonucleotide nucleotidyltransferase, whose amino-acid sequence MNFQTISINLAEGKTLVFEAGKIARQANGAVLVRSGETCVFTSACAIDLNEKVDFLPLRVDYQEKFSSTGKTLGGFIKREGRPSEKEILVSRLIDRSLRPSFPYRLMQDVQILSYVWSYDGDVLPDPLAICGASAALAISDIPQNNIVSGVRIGCVDNEWIINPTKTELATSTLDLVLAGTENAILMIEGHCDFFTEEQVLDAIEFGHKHIVTICKGIQKWQKEIGKSKNFDVVYPLPQEVLTAAKECVENKFIELFNIKDKKIHSATSQKIEEDVLEKLYRDDDDLFSAFNIKAACKTLKSNTMRALIREREVRADGRSLTTIRPISVETSYLPRTHGSCLFTRGETQTLAVCTLGSETMAQRYEDLNGEGLSKFYLQYFFPPFSVGEVGRIGSPGRREIGHGKLAEKALSHALPDATTFPYTIRIESNITESNGSSSMASVCGGCLALMDAGVPISTPIAGIAMGLILDNEGPIILSDISGLEDHLGDMDFKVAGSAEGITAFQMDIKVEGITPSIMQKALFQAKQGRRDILNVMNQVLGAPKADLSQYAPRIETIQIKPTKIASVIGPGGKQIRQIIEETGVQIDINDLGVVSISATSAKAINRAKEIIESLVGEVEIGKIYKGRVTSVVPFGAFVEVLPGKEGLCHISEFSRQRVENIGDVVKEGDIIDVKLLSINEKGQLKLSHKATLD is encoded by the coding sequence TTTCTTCCACTGGAAAAACTTTAGGCGGATTTATAAAACGAGAGGGCAGACCTTCTGAGAAAGAAATTCTAGTTTCTCGCTTAATTGATCGTTCCTTACGCCCTTCTTTTCCTTATCGACTCATGCAAGATGTTCAAATTTTATCTTATGTGTGGTCATACGATGGCGATGTTTTACCCGATCCTCTTGCAATCTGCGGAGCTTCTGCTGCTTTAGCAATCTCTGATATTCCACAAAACAATATTGTTTCTGGGGTGCGTATTGGGTGTGTTGACAACGAGTGGATCATCAATCCCACGAAGACTGAACTTGCAACTTCTACATTAGATCTTGTCCTTGCTGGAACAGAAAATGCTATTTTAATGATTGAAGGTCATTGTGACTTCTTTACCGAAGAACAGGTACTGGATGCTATAGAATTTGGTCACAAACACATTGTTACTATTTGTAAAGGGATACAAAAATGGCAAAAAGAAATTGGAAAATCTAAAAATTTTGATGTCGTATACCCTCTTCCTCAAGAAGTTTTAACAGCTGCAAAGGAATGCGTTGAAAATAAATTTATTGAACTTTTCAATATTAAAGATAAGAAAATACATTCCGCGACTTCTCAAAAGATTGAAGAAGACGTTTTAGAAAAATTGTATCGCGATGATGATGACCTCTTTTCTGCTTTCAATATCAAGGCCGCCTGCAAAACATTAAAGTCTAACACCATGCGCGCTCTCATAAGAGAAAGAGAAGTCCGTGCTGACGGGCGCTCCTTAACTACAATTCGTCCTATTAGCGTGGAAACTTCTTACCTTCCTCGAACCCATGGAAGCTGTTTATTTACTCGTGGAGAGACACAAACATTAGCAGTCTGCACTCTAGGCAGTGAAACCATGGCGCAACGGTATGAAGATCTGAATGGTGAGGGTCTTTCAAAATTTTATTTACAGTATTTCTTTCCTCCATTTTCTGTTGGAGAAGTAGGAAGAATCGGTTCTCCAGGAAGGAGGGAAATTGGGCACGGAAAACTCGCAGAGAAAGCTCTAAGCCATGCTCTTCCTGATGCGACTACATTCCCCTATACGATCCGTATAGAATCTAATATTACAGAATCCAATGGTTCTTCATCGATGGCATCAGTTTGTGGCGGTTGCCTAGCCCTTATGGATGCTGGTGTACCCATTTCCACTCCAATTGCAGGAATTGCAATGGGATTAATCCTGGATAATGAAGGACCTATTATCTTATCAGATATTTCTGGTCTTGAAGATCATTTAGGAGATATGGATTTTAAAGTCGCAGGCAGCGCTGAAGGAATCACAGCTTTTCAGATGGATATCAAAGTTGAAGGTATTACTCCTAGCATCATGCAAAAAGCTCTTTTTCAAGCAAAACAGGGTCGCCGAGATATTTTAAATGTGATGAACCAAGTTCTTGGAGCTCCTAAAGCAGATTTATCTCAATACGCACCTCGTATTGAAACTATCCAAATTAAACCAACAAAAATTGCCTCCGTCATTGGACCTGGAGGGAAACAAATCCGTCAGATCATAGAAGAAACTGGTGTACAGATTGACATTAACGACTTAGGAGTCGTTAGTATCTCAGCAACATCAGCAAAAGCAATCAATAGAGCTAAAGAAATCATTGAATCCTTAGTTGGTGAAGTGGAAATCGGCAAGATCTATAAAGGCCGTGTAACATCAGTAGTTCCTTTCGGAGCCTTTGTAGAAGTCCTCCCAGGGAAAGAAGGTCTTTGCCATATTTCTGAGTTCTCTAGACAACGGGTAGAAAATATTGGTGATGTTGTTAAAGAAGGAGATATCATTGATGTAAAACTTTTAAGCATCAATGAGAAAGGTCAACTCAAACTTAGTCATAAAGCAACTTTAGATTAA